A region of the Haemophilus parainfluenzae genome:
GCATTACCAGTACCACAGTTGAAGATACCTGAAATGCCATTTTGCCAGCACCAAATGTTCACTTGTGCCACATCACCTACATAAACGAAATCACGGCGGAAGTGTTCACTGCCTGCAAATAATTTTGGATTTTCGCCTTTCAGAATTTGGTTATTTAAGTGGAATGCGACGCTTGCCATTGAACCTTTGTGGCCTTCACGTGGACCATACACGTTGAAATAACGGAAACCACATACCGGTGATTGTGCTTCAGGTAAAATCGCACGCACATATTGGTCGAATAAGAATTTAGAATAACCGTACACATTCAATGGACCTTCAAATTCACGCTCTTCACGGAATTCAGTTTTATCGCCATAAGTCGCTGCACTTGATGCATATAAGAACGGAATTTGACGATCTAAGCAGTAATGCAATAACTCTTTTGAATATTCGTAGTTATTATGCATGATGTATTTGCCGTCCCATTCAGTGGTCGCAGAGCAAGCGCCTTCATGGAATACTGCATCGATATCACCTAAATCATCACCTGCAATAATTGACACAATGAAGTCTTCTTTATCACAGTAATCTGCGATATCAAGATCCACTAGGTTAATGAATTTTGTCCCGTCTTTTAAGTTATCCACCACTAAAATATCTTTACGTCCCATATCGTTTAATGCTTTAACGATATTACTGCCGATAAAACCGGCGCCACCTGTTACGATAATCATAATTCTGTCCTCTTTAAAATAAGTCTGTGTATTGTAATAGATTTTGTACCGCTTAGCCAAAAAACTCTGTGAAAAACAACCGCACTTTTAAGCCCCAATAACTTGTCCAGCCTGTTGTGGCCAAATCCATTTTTCCTTTATTTAAAATAATAATGGTCGGTGTCACATTCACCTGCCATTGATCGGCAATCTTGCCTTGAGGATCATTCACCGTTGTAAACTGATAGTGATACGTTTGTAAATAATCCGCCACGTCCTTATTTGACCCTGAACGCAGTGCGATAGAGACTACCGGATAGCCTTCTTCTGAAAGTGAATTAATCGCTGGAGAAGTATAACGACAATAACCACACCAACTTCCCCAGAAATAAATGATCGTCGGCTTAGCTTGATCTAATTGGGG
Encoded here:
- a CDS encoding protein disulfide oxidoreductase, with the translated sequence MKLKTLLKNVISLLLTLIIVSSILDFIRKPNIPSEINETALYDLQGNAFFLPQLDQAKPTIIYFWGSWCGYCRYTSPAINSLSEEGYPVVSIALRSGSNKDVADYLQTYHYQFTTVNDPQGKIADQWQVNVTPTIIILNKGKMDLATTGWTSYWGLKVRLFFTEFFG
- the rfaD gene encoding ADP-glyceromanno-heptose 6-epimerase, translating into MIIVTGGAGFIGSNIVKALNDMGRKDILVVDNLKDGTKFINLVDLDIADYCDKEDFIVSIIAGDDLGDIDAVFHEGACSATTEWDGKYIMHNNYEYSKELLHYCLDRQIPFLYASSAATYGDKTEFREEREFEGPLNVYGYSKFLFDQYVRAILPEAQSPVCGFRYFNVYGPREGHKGSMASVAFHLNNQILKGENPKLFAGSEHFRRDFVYVGDVAQVNIWCWQNGISGIFNCGTGNAESFAEVAKAVIKFHGKGVVETIPFPEHLKSRYQEYTQADLTKLRATGYDKPFKTVAEGVAEYMAWLNK